The Elaeis guineensis isolate ETL-2024a chromosome 13, EG11, whole genome shotgun sequence genome includes a region encoding these proteins:
- the LOC105056527 gene encoding uncharacterized protein isoform X2: protein MYHVVRSVYHHSEVLGKCCSNTRFIYNHIYIHTSLRELTTLGIKNAENLAIPSVRNDAAFLFTVVGVTGFLGVIAGQLPGDWGFFVPYLLGSISLIVLAIGSISPGLLQAAIGGFSSFFPDYQERIARHEAAHFLVAYLIGLPILGYSLDIGKEHVNLVDESLEKLVYSGQLDDKELDRLAVVSMAGLAAEGLKYDKVVGQSADLFTLQRFINRSKPQISKEQQKNLTRWAVLFAGSLLKNNAVAYEALMSAMSKKASVLECIEAIENVS, encoded by the exons ATGTATCACGTCGTACGGTCAGTCTACCATCACAGTGAAGTTCTGGGCAAGTGCTGCTCAAacactagattcatctacaatcacatatatatacat ACATCCCTTCGGGAACTGACTACTCTGGGAATAAAAAATGCAGAGAACCTTGCAATTCCAAGTGTGAGGAATGAT GCAGCTTTTCTTTTTACAGTAGTGGGAGTGACAGGATTTCTTGGTGTCATTGCTGGTCAgcttcctggg GATTGGGGTTTCTTCGTGCCCTACCTACTCGGGAGTATCTCATTGATTGTTTTGGCCATAGGGAGCATTTCTCCTGG CCTTCTTCAGGCTGCAATTGGTGGATTTTCTTCATTTTTCCCTGATTACCAAGAGAGGATTGCTAGACATGAAGCTGCTCATTTCTTAG TTGCCTACTTGATTGGCTTGCCTATCTTGGGATATTCACTGGACATTGGAAAAGAACATGTCAATCTGGTTGATGAGAGTTTAGAAAAGCTGGTGTACAGTGGGCAACTTGATGATAAAGAACTGGACAG GTTGGCTGTTGTGTCAATGGCTGGACTTGCAGCTGAAGGTCTTAAATATGATAAGGTTGTTGGTCAATCAGCAGATCTTTTCACTCTTCAG AGATTTATAAATAGGAGCAAACCACAAATTAGCAAAGAGCAGCAAAAAAACCTAACAAGATGGGCA GTCTTGTTTGCTGGATCACTCCTGAAGAACAATGCTGTAGCTTATGAAGCTCTCATGTCTGCCATGTCAAAGAAGGCTAGTGTATTGGAGTGCATCGAAGCAATAGAGAATGTTTCTTGA
- the LOC105056528 gene encoding stress enhanced protein 2, chloroplastic, whose protein sequence is MAAAGAARAIFCELGVGAPRKESPAMPRLRSADPSPEGGKIVLQPRLCTLRSYSSGARDGLIRPLKDAESSPFFASLADYIESSRKSHDFEIVSGRLAMVAFATAVSIEVVTGNSLFKKLDLQQIAEAAGVCVAVVASAATFAWFSSARNRIGRMFTLGCNVFVDSLIDNLVEALFYESELSDWSDEM, encoded by the exons ATGGCCGCCGCCGGCGCCGCGCGGGCGATCTTTTGCGAGCTCGGGGTGGGTGCCCCCAGGAAGGAATCGCCGGCGATGCCGAGGCTCCGATCGGCGGACCCCTCGCCGGAGGGCGGGAAGATCGTGCTCCAGCCCCGCCTCTGCACGCTGAGATCGTACAGCTCCGGAGCTCGCGATGGTCTCATCAGGCCTCTCAAAGACGCCGAATCCTCCCCCTTCTTCGCCTCTCTCGCCGATTACATCGAGAGCTCGCGGAAGAGCCACGACTTCGAGATCGTTTCCGGTCGCCTCGCCATG GTTGCATTTGCCACAGCAGTGTCCATAGAGGTGGTGACAGGCAACTCCCTCTTCAAGAAGCTGGACTTACAACAGATAGCTGAAGCAGCAGGGGTGTGTGTGGCTGTTGTCGCCTCCGCTGCCACCTTTGCATGGTTCTCGAGTGCTCGGAACAGGATCGGCCGGATGTTCACTTTAGGATGCAACGTCTTCGTCGATTCCCTCATCGACAACCTAGTTGAAGCCTTATTCTATGAGAGCGAGCTCAGTGACTGGTCTGACGAGATGTAG
- the LOC105056527 gene encoding uncharacterized protein isoform X1, with protein MAIPLPSLVVPRNCRSPLLESHLRSSEVVKKWRIGASSAAPGVDLKALEAAIAKKDSNAVKEILDQLSQIGWAKKWSSQPYVSRRTTSLRELTTLGIKNAENLAIPSVRNDAAFLFTVVGVTGFLGVIAGQLPGDWGFFVPYLLGSISLIVLAIGSISPGLLQAAIGGFSSFFPDYQERIARHEAAHFLVAYLIGLPILGYSLDIGKEHVNLVDESLEKLVYSGQLDDKELDRLAVVSMAGLAAEGLKYDKVVGQSADLFTLQRFINRSKPQISKEQQKNLTRWAVLFAGSLLKNNAVAYEALMSAMSKKASVLECIEAIENVS; from the exons ATGGCcatccctctcccctctctcgtTGTTCCGCGAAACTGTAGGTCTCCTCTCTTGGAATCCCATCTCAGGAGCTCGGAGGTCGTCAAGAAATGGCGGATTGGAGCCTCTTCCGCTGCCCCTGGGGTCGATCTGAAGGCCCTCGAGGCCGCCATTGCCAAG AAAGATAGTAATGCTGTTAAAGAGATACTTGATCAACTAAGCCAAATTGGTTGGGCCAAGAAATGGAGTTCTCAACCATATGTATCACGTCGTACG ACATCCCTTCGGGAACTGACTACTCTGGGAATAAAAAATGCAGAGAACCTTGCAATTCCAAGTGTGAGGAATGAT GCAGCTTTTCTTTTTACAGTAGTGGGAGTGACAGGATTTCTTGGTGTCATTGCTGGTCAgcttcctggg GATTGGGGTTTCTTCGTGCCCTACCTACTCGGGAGTATCTCATTGATTGTTTTGGCCATAGGGAGCATTTCTCCTGG CCTTCTTCAGGCTGCAATTGGTGGATTTTCTTCATTTTTCCCTGATTACCAAGAGAGGATTGCTAGACATGAAGCTGCTCATTTCTTAG TTGCCTACTTGATTGGCTTGCCTATCTTGGGATATTCACTGGACATTGGAAAAGAACATGTCAATCTGGTTGATGAGAGTTTAGAAAAGCTGGTGTACAGTGGGCAACTTGATGATAAAGAACTGGACAG GTTGGCTGTTGTGTCAATGGCTGGACTTGCAGCTGAAGGTCTTAAATATGATAAGGTTGTTGGTCAATCAGCAGATCTTTTCACTCTTCAG AGATTTATAAATAGGAGCAAACCACAAATTAGCAAAGAGCAGCAAAAAAACCTAACAAGATGGGCA GTCTTGTTTGCTGGATCACTCCTGAAGAACAATGCTGTAGCTTATGAAGCTCTCATGTCTGCCATGTCAAAGAAGGCTAGTGTATTGGAGTGCATCGAAGCAATAGAGAATGTTTCTTGA